In one window of bacterium DNA:
- a CDS encoding nucleotidyltransferase domain-containing protein, whose amino-acid sequence MISEKDKKAILDLAQKYKVKRVVLFGSGSKLSDKNHDIDLAVEGLPDKEFFKFYSELIFSLSQPVDLVDISKKTKFSTILTSEGIQIYG is encoded by the coding sequence ATGATATCTGAAAAAGATAAAAAAGCTATTTTAGACCTTGCTCAAAAATATAAAGTAAAACGCGTGGTTTTATTTGGCTCAGGAAGTAAATTGTCCGATAAAAATCATGATATTGATTTAGCGGTTGAAGGACTTCCGGATAAAGAGTTTTTTAAGTTTTACAGCGAATTGATTTTCAGCCTTTCTCAACCTGTGGATTTAGTTGATATAAGTAAGAAGACAAAATTTTCTACGATACTTACTTCTGAGGGTATTCAAATTTATGGCTGA